The segment GGAAGAACATGAACAAGCAATGAAGATACAACAAACCAAGCAATacaaaaagtgaaaataatttacaaatctAATATCCATTTCCTTGATGTTAAGTTACTATTACTATTCTATAAAGTAGAGAAAACTGTAGTTTGTATGCTTTTCtctttttgtataatttataaaaatgtgaaggaatttatacatttttttggaACACATATATTACTTTTTTGTAACTTAGAACACATATATTACGAAATTTGATATACATATATCTTAcgaaatttatacatatatacagTAGTACGAAATTTCGAACGCATATATTACGAACTCATGTATAAAATGTGAaggaatttatatatatatatatttttttggtcaaaatgaagaaattcatatatatatatatatatattacgaAATTTGCTATAAATTATCTCTATTTGTACTGACAAAACCTCTGTCAATATACAATGTGATCATCTACATATTAATTCTGGTTTAATGAATATAGAACACGTATTTACTGTTTTCACAGGcttttacataataaatataatatcaatatacgCATTCACGAGTTTtgtgatcaaaatatttaaattaaatgtttggAGCTTATCTATTACTTATTAAGAGATGAGAAAGTAGAAAGATGGATTCTTTGTGTAGCCTTGGTGGCCTGTCATGTGCCCTTGGTGGGTGATAATCAAAAAGTATCTACTTCAAGTGGAAATTAATCTGATCTGATcatcccaaaaaaaaatttaagagagaagaaattatataaaagcTTTGAAATTCAGCTTTACtgtatttgtttgtttaaataattgctgcgaataattaaattagtttataaaccAACATGACCAATCATAATGTTGTAGCAGCTTTCTGGAGGTTCTTGATATAACACCACCCACTATATCAAATTGAAAACCATGATTGACTATACTAGTACATGTCAATTATTCCTGACTTCTTCGATCTCTCTATAATTGTCCTCTCTTTCTATGTTTTCAATTGCTTATGAAAGAGTGATCCAATGcgtttatgatatttttattatcaataaGATTAGAAACTGTTAGAAAATTTTGAAGTCAATTTTATACAATTAACGCATATTAGAATTGTCGTCATCTTAAATTTATAGATGAAAATACCACAAAAATACATTTgtgttgtttcttttctttttgagaaagggcCTACATTTGTGTTGTTCTTGTAACATTCATTCCATAACTTTGtcattttatctattgataagTAGAGAGATGGTAGATTACCATCTCTAATATAGTTGGTGTCGATTTGTACACTGATCAAACTAAAATTATAGTAGAATGGAAGCAGAACTAGAGtactgaatataaaaaatatatatcatatgatTTAGTTGACACTAATAAACCAGAGTTAGGATTTGAAGGAATATAAGAATTCAGAACTATTTTATATTAGCATGCTCTTGGCTGAATTaagaaactttaaaaattaacatgaCATATGCTCAATAGACTGAAGCATTGGTCATATGCACCCACTTGCTTGAATTTAAACATCATTATGCTCAAAATTGCAAAAGGGACTTtgcaaatttattattttggacATACAAATACTGATTATTAAACAccataaaaccaaataaataaaatggtttcattatatgtaaatattattagtaAATATGTGAAAGCTAATAAATGCTCTAACTATGGTGCATGCCCATATTAATCATCATTCAAAAGAAGTTGGTCCCATGAGGTTAACATGATTAATCCAGCACTTAATCCCTTTCTTAATTATTCTCATACATTTTATATAGTCATTTAATATTAGTAGTATTTATTGTACGAGTGTGAGCTGAAGTAATGAAAAGTAAGAACTCAAATATTTCACAAGGATTAAAGATTACAAAGAGAAGATGCCTGAATTGTCGAATGAAAAACTCAGAATAATTACTGGATTTATGTAAAGTAATTGGTCGAAATAATCATCagaatttttctcaaaataagTAAACATAATCGGTTAGACAACAGCCATTCGGTTATGAATATAACATGCAAGATATGAACCAAAgctagtttacaaaaaaaagatatgaacCAAAGCTCATATGAGATGTGATGCGAGAAGACAACTCCTTAAAGGCTTCAACTGAAAGTGGATCATGAGGACTATGGTAATTGCATTAAAAGCAGCAATTCTGTTCACTTTCTCTTTACAATTTtgaatctcttatctttctctctctccacaACTACAAGACTCTTATGACTGTAaaagcaagagagagagagagaagagggaAAAAAACAGATACACTTAAAGAATGAAATAAAGAGGAAAAAAGCTAGTCAATTGTTTAACTCAcactctcttcatctctctcctctctcaaATGCTCTAAAATTGGCATTGGGCAGATGAAAAAAgtctccatcttcttctctaTCTGTTGGCCatctctctctcaatcatctACTCATTcactcttcatcttcttctgttTCATGCAAGATCCAAAGAGCTCACCTGCAAGGTATGCATATTAACTCACTCCTTGAATCACCACTTACtcaattttggattttttttgtttgtgttagTACTAGTCTCAGTCAATATTCAGAGCACACAGTTAGTCCACTGTGGTGTTTCTCTTGGAAGAAAATGTAAATACCAGATCACATTCTCATTCTTGGTAAAGATAAACTAGGAGAGAGCAAATTCTCTGGActtcatattatattaattcatGCATAAATATTTTGCCAATACCATGTTTTCTACCCAAGTTCTTGTTCTAAAACCATATATTCAAGAAATCACAATTTTCAGTTTTCAACCCTCAGTATGGTTCCTTTgatattgtattattttattatttgatgaATCCAAAAGCATCTTTGATTCTTTCTTATAAACAGTATTCAATGTTGATAAAACTTTGCAACATAGGTCTGGGCCTATATTGGGCCAGTGTCTATTCTTTGTTCTTCCACTTTCTCTTATGTGTCGTCTATCAAtttgtttgttctttttaaTACGACCATAATTGTACTACAAAGATACGCGTATCAAAGACAGAAACgacatgtaatatttttttaccatAATAACGGTGCTTcgttttattcttttttgtggTGTCATGACACAACTgtcaaaatgaaaaatgaaaaatgaacaGTAGTTACTGGCTGCAGTTCCATAATtggtaaataattaaaaatttataaaacccAACTCTTTAATTTGTTTCCCTTTTGaagtcaaaaatataaataaaactattctTATttcctttgaccaaaaaataagtattcttatttctttctttttctctttttcttttcacaaaCCTAAACTTGGAAATCTAATCACCAAATAAGGATGCGTGAGCGTGACGTAACTGTAATGTCAAACAGAAAACCCTGGTACCAGCGAGCAATGGCTGTGGCGAGATTCGCCGCGAACTGGAAAACAATCCCTAAGTCGCCGCCAACGGAGATAACACGTCCGTCGCGAAACCCTAGCGTCAACAAATCATCTAACAACCACCACCAGCTGAGGAAATGCACTTCTCTCAAGGTAGCCGCCAACTCCTTCACTAGGGTTTGTCTCTGCGCTCCCATCGGTCCATACGACGACGTGTTCCGAAACTACGTCCCTCCAAGAAGAAGCTCGAGCTACCCTCCTTCGAAGCCTCTGCCGGCGGTGACGGAGACGGCGATGGTGGCGGCGGCGAGGATGAGCGTGGACTCGGGGAGGAGGATATTTAGAGGGAAGTCGCTGAAGGAGAACGCGTTGATGAGGAGGTTCGTGGCGGCAGAGGAAGAGGCGATGATGGAGAGTAGAAGGAGAGATGAGATGGAGATTGTGAGGAAGAGGTATcagacgaggaagaagaagaagcttggaCCTAGTCCCCTTAGTCGCATGGTCATCGCTGAAGAAGATCAACAAGCTTTTCATCAatgattaaaacttttaattaaaaaaacggaggaaacatgttttatttttctgtaattttgtaattgtgtttttttttaaaccaagaGATAATTAATTGCCAGTTTGGTCCGGTTAAATTAATTTGATTAGTTTCCTAACGACTGATTGGTTTTTAAACAATTCAACTAGTGACGTTTAATTAGAGTATACATTCACAATGGATGCTTAAGATTAAAGACTGATTGGTTCTGCAATCGTTCTCTTGGCCGCGaatataataagatttaaaggtttagatatgaataattaattaaatcagTGTGGTTGATATGTTTTAAAGGTTTGCATGCATGGATCTACATAGAACATAAAGCATGAAGTGTAGTAATATGTTCTCCTCGTAATTATATAAGAACTCATAAAGATATTATGGTACATGTTTTCTAGCTTAGCTTGAAAGGCACTCAAAAGCATGGGTCTCTGAAATAATCTGACATCATGTGATTTAGACTCAGCATTTTATTATGTTTCCTGTTTATAAACATTTAGTAAATCATGAGTTTACTCTATGAACTATTATTCATTTCTAATTCATATGTTGTAAATCCTCGATCTGCCCAACTGGTTTCAACAAAATATTACTttacaaaacaagaaaaaatcaCCCTGtttcatttacaaaaaaaaaaaaaatcaccctGTTTTTTTGACATAAAAAAATCACTCGGTTAAATAGGCAAAATGcctaaaaatctaaaatgtaGCATGTAATGAAATAAACTAATGTACTCAACATAATCTTcatgtgtgtgttttattttaAGTACGAAGTGCCCTAAGCACACATCAATATTAGAAACAATATTTTGCCCAACTGGCAAAACCCACAAGAAcatttttctttacaaaaactTAACTTTGTATTCGAAATCGTCGGATCAGTGCCTAATTTGTTCTATTATCACGTTAACTCAACTGCATATACAAATACAAGTGATCATATCTTagacaaaagaaaattagttaGCAAATATTGAAGAATTTTTTAACCGTTGATGGGAAAAAGACATGCGCACGCGGGCAAACTGTGTCAGCCTATGAAGAAGAAGGAATGTTGGGAAGGAGAATTGTCTTGTCACTTTAGGTTAATGGGaagtttttgttttcattgttCTTCTTGCTTGAATTGTATTCCAAGCTCACATCATTTCATTACTATTCTTACTTTCTAAGATCAAACCCTCGATTTTCCCTATTACTATTaccattttctttttattctgaAAATCTGGAAACCATTGCactttttatatatcaaaataccaGTATCAAGCTGGTTGATTTCATCATAAAATCTTTGatgaacttaaaaaaaaaaacaaatatacactatacaatatataaaactattagAGTACGTAATTTAGTACAAAAAAACTATTTAGAGTACGTACTAGTCACATGTTTCTTTGTTTCCTAACACAAAAATTTGATTGTCAACTTTTCGTTTGAGAACTTTATGTAGTCTACCCGTTATATATTAAGTTCTGATCGACTTAGTTAAGTATCCTATCTtatcttatcttcttctttttttgataaGGATGTGCATAAATGAGTCATTTTGTACAATACAAAGAGTAAATCTAAAAGCTGTTTATTGCCATTGGTAAGTATTTGAATTTCAATATAAAATGAGTCATTTTGTGCAATACAATTAAAGAGTAAATCCTATATTATCTTCTTTGGgagattttagttttgaatagATTAAGATATCCAAAAATAGACAAATAAACTTTGTATCGATATTAGTGTGGGAGagcatatataattattttgatcatGTGCAACTCATTTTTACGTTAAGACCAGAATTTACAATATGATCTAAACATTATAATAACCACTGAGCTACAAACAATCATTTATCCATTGTAGTAAGTGCTATAGATGTGCACAAGAAAAAAGTAAGTGCTATagattaaagtttttttttgagaaataagATTAAAGTTACATTTATGCGTTAATACTTAATACTAACCTTAATTtgtttgaaatattattttaaacgCTTTCTTCCCTAATTTCAAGATCCGACATATCCCAAGGGCGCAAAACATaatggcggacaagcttgctcaTGGGGCAAAGATTTCACcatcagctatgttatatgtcgacTCGATCCCTCCGGTTTGGCTTTCTGAACCGGTGGAATCACGATAGAGTAgtttattgttgtcaaaaaaaaaaaaaaaaaacgttttctGCAACTAATATTTGGTGAATATAACCGTTGATAattgatgataatgatgattattAAGTGATTACTACTAGAGAAGAGAGACAAACGAAAAAGAGGGGCCGGGGACAAATTCTTGACTTGACTGAATATAAGAGTTTCaatgtaaaactaaatttgttctttaatatGCATTAGAAATGTtcttatcttattatatttcttactctataataaaataatgaacaaacaaaaaataaataatttatttgtgaAGTAAGTTCTATTATTAAATGTGATATAAAATTGAATTGAAAcattatttattctattttttctctattttagagtaaagaTGAAGTGGAGACGaaaagagcatctccaatgatACACATTCTATATTtcactcaaaaaataataattctattatagagttgaaTTTGCTGTAATagttcactctataatagaattattttataatagagtgAATTATAGAATACTGTtgatttttactatatatttagagcgaaaaaacaatattattctagagtaattctattataaagtgaaccattggagcaaatccaattttataatagaattactatattttatagtGAAATATAGAGTAAATTTTGTGTACCATTGGAAATGGTCTTTTTAAGTACAAAGAAAGCAGGTCTGGGCTGGATCTTCTCCCATCCAAACGGTCAAGCGCGACAAGGCTCTACAGCGATTGCATGCGTTCAATCGGCTCTCCAAGCAGAAGCTTTAGCGATTAGGGCTTCACTCCAACACGCCTTAGATCTTGGTTACACCAACATCTGGTTTCGATCAGACTCCTTAGGGCTTATTCAAGCCATCGATTCAGCAATCAAGCCAAAGGATCTCTACGGAATCTTCTCGGACGTTGAATCTCCATCTGCGTCctttagtttttctttcttctcctttaTTCCCAGACTTCAAAATGGGCCAGCTGATTTAGTGGCAAAATCAGCTTTGTTTAATGCTACCTGGGCTTAGGCCCAAAGACCTTTGTTCTCTTTCTTTTAGTATGAATTTAAatggttgataaaaaaaaaaaaagtaatctaTGAGGTGAAATAACGCGCACAACGGTGGTGCGCAGCCGCAGGGTCGTTAGAGAAGACCAAATAATCAACCTCGTCTCCGGTGCAAACTATTGACACTAGTCACAAAACAACAAACAGCGATATTTGTATCTTTGCTTCTTTAATAACACTACGACTGACGTAATCATGATTTAAGTGTATACGACAAAGTCCTTCCACCAAACGTAACCGCTTTGGTCCATGTTTATTATATAGTACTTAACATCTGAACTAATgtattaattaacaattatGATTCTAGGTTCTTTGGAAACTACTTACCTTTCATTATCTATCATCTGCATTGCATCTAGTTGAGTCCATGATTAAATCAAAGGTTTTTTTGGTTGAAGATAAATTGAGGTTGGTTTCCATAAAATGTTTAGTCTTCATAATGAAGGAAAGTTAAACAAACATTGAGTGAGAATGTTGCCAACTAATTCTCTCTGTACCATCAatctcatattttaaaaaatattaaagttaattGATTAATCTAAAAGGTGGtcagagaaagaaaagaaaaaaaaagtttcaagtTCCTTCCATACCAGCTAGACCCACAATCAAAGTTGCAGACTTTTTCTACAAATTCAAAGTAAACCCTCATAAACcaaatatttcaaaagaaaaaacacatgATAGAATAGAAAGGCaactaagaagaagaaaggaaaaatAATATAGACAAGAGTCTTTCTTCTCTGGTtgcttctttttatttctttctttctctggACCAGCTTTCTGCTACGTTACTTCTTTCAGAGAACTCTGAACCAAGGTAAGTGATCCATGTTGCTTGTAATGATcccaactatttttttattattggttttattGGTTTCTTTGATCTATTTCTTATCTTTGTAAATGAATTGTTTCCCAAACAGTATCAATAGTCTTAGTATTTGCTAATTGACAATCAGTGTATGGGATTTACTTGGTTCACCGAATATGGACTACTTAGATAGAGTTGGATATAAGTTTTCTCAAAGGGTCTTTTTAAAACTTTCCTTTTTCATGAAAGCTCAACAACTTCAAATCTTTATTTTCTGGCAGCTTCCTCTTGTCTTGAATGTTTTTGAGTTCTttagaaattgtatttttttttcttccttttgtcCGGAACTGCTGTCTTAATTTGGATCATGTTGCAGGAACTTTTGTAGTTGAGGCTTGGTGAAACTGAGGAATCATGCTAAGTTTCCAAAATCTTGGTCATCATCAGTAAGCTATGTTTCCTATGAAAACAAAATCAGCATATGTACGTTCTGTTTCTTGTTATTAGCAGT is part of the Raphanus sativus cultivar WK10039 chromosome 5, ASM80110v3, whole genome shotgun sequence genome and harbors:
- the LOC108857428 gene encoding uncharacterized protein LOC108857428 isoform X1, which gives rise to MKKVSIFFSICWPSLSQSSTHSLFIFFCFMQDPKSSPARMRERDVTVMSNRKPWYQRAMAVARFAANWKTIPKSPPTEITRPSRNPSVNKSSNNHHQLRKCTSLKVAANSFTRVCLCAPIGPYDDVFRNYVPPRRSSSYPPSKPLPAVTETAMVAAARMSVDSGRRIFRGKSLKENALMRRFVAAEEEAMMESRRRDEMEIVRKRYQTRKKKKLGPSPLSRMVIAEEDQQAFHQ
- the LOC108857428 gene encoding uncharacterized protein LOC108857428 isoform X2, which encodes MKKVSIFFSICWPSLSQSSTHSLFIFFCFMQDPKSSPARKPWYQRAMAVARFAANWKTIPKSPPTEITRPSRNPSVNKSSNNHHQLRKCTSLKVAANSFTRVCLCAPIGPYDDVFRNYVPPRRSSSYPPSKPLPAVTETAMVAAARMSVDSGRRIFRGKSLKENALMRRFVAAEEEAMMESRRRDEMEIVRKRYQTRKKKKLGPSPLSRMVIAEEDQQAFHQ